Proteins encoded by one window of Aliivibrio wodanis:
- the guaB gene encoding inosine-5'-monophosphate dehydrogenase: protein MLRIAKEALTFDDVLLVPAHSTVLPNTADLRTQLTKTISLNIPMISASMDTVTEARLAIALAQEGGIGFIHKNMSIEQQAEQVRLVKIFEAGVVSAPVTVRPDATIQDVKELTEKHGFAGFPVVTETNELVGIITGRDVRFVTDLSKKVDVVMTPKARLASVKEGATREEVQEKMHEARVEKVLVVNDEFQLTGMITAKDFHKAERKPNACKDERGRLRVGAAVGAGAGNEERVAALVEAGVDVLLIDSSHGHSEGVLQRIRETRASFPDLQIIGGNVATGAGAKALIDAGVSAVKVGIGPGSICTTRIVTGVGVPQITAISDAAEVATAHGIPVIADGGIRYSGDICKAIAAGASCVMVGSMFAGTEEAPGEVILYQGRSYKSYRGMGSLGAMSQGSSDRYFQSDNAADKLVPEGIEGRIAYKGRLKEIVHQQMGGLRSSMGLTGSATIEDMRTKAEFVRISGAGMKESHVHDVQITKEAPNYRLG, encoded by the coding sequence ATGCTACGAATCGCAAAAGAAGCTTTAACCTTCGATGACGTTTTACTCGTCCCAGCACACTCCACAGTTCTTCCTAACACCGCTGATCTTCGCACTCAGTTAACGAAGACTATCTCTCTAAATATCCCAATGATTTCAGCATCTATGGATACAGTGACAGAAGCGCGCCTTGCTATTGCATTAGCGCAAGAGGGTGGCATCGGTTTTATCCACAAGAACATGTCTATTGAACAGCAAGCTGAACAAGTTCGCTTAGTAAAAATCTTTGAAGCAGGCGTTGTCTCTGCTCCAGTAACCGTTCGTCCTGACGCAACTATCCAAGATGTGAAAGAACTGACTGAAAAACACGGTTTTGCTGGCTTCCCTGTAGTAACTGAAACTAACGAACTTGTTGGTATCATTACTGGTCGTGATGTTCGTTTTGTAACTGACTTATCTAAGAAAGTTGACGTTGTAATGACGCCAAAAGCACGCCTAGCTTCTGTTAAAGAAGGTGCAACTCGTGAAGAAGTTCAAGAGAAAATGCATGAAGCGCGTGTAGAGAAAGTATTGGTAGTGAACGATGAGTTCCAACTAACCGGTATGATCACAGCAAAAGACTTCCATAAAGCAGAACGTAAACCAAATGCATGTAAAGATGAACGTGGTCGTCTACGTGTAGGTGCAGCGGTAGGTGCTGGTGCTGGTAACGAAGAGCGTGTTGCTGCTCTTGTTGAAGCAGGCGTTGATGTTTTACTTATCGATTCATCTCACGGTCATTCAGAAGGCGTTTTACAACGTATTCGTGAAACTCGTGCTTCATTCCCTGATCTACAAATCATTGGCGGTAACGTAGCTACTGGTGCAGGCGCTAAAGCATTAATCGATGCTGGTGTAAGTGCAGTTAAAGTAGGTATCGGCCCTGGTTCAATCTGTACTACTCGTATCGTTACGGGTGTTGGTGTTCCTCAAATTACCGCTATTTCAGACGCAGCAGAAGTTGCAACTGCTCATGGTATTCCTGTAATCGCTGATGGCGGTATCCGTTATTCTGGCGATATCTGTAAAGCAATTGCCGCTGGCGCATCATGCGTAATGGTTGGCTCAATGTTTGCTGGAACAGAAGAAGCACCGGGTGAAGTTATTCTTTATCAAGGTCGTTCATACAAATCTTACCGTGGTATGGGCTCTCTTGGCGCTATGTCTCAAGGTTCTTCAGACCGTTACTTCCAATCTGATAATGCAGCGGACAAACTTGTTCCTGAAGGTATCGAAGGTCGTATCGCTTATAAAGGTCGTTTAAAAGAGATCGTTCACCAACAAATGGGTGGTTTGCGTTCAAGCATGGGCCTAACAGGTTCAGCAACGATTGAAGACATGCGTACTAAAGCTGAATTCGTTCGTATCTCTGGTGCGGGCATGAAAGAATCACATGTACATGATGTTCAAATCACGAAAGAAGCACCAAACTATCGCTTAGGCTAA
- the ispG gene encoding 4-hydroxy-3-methylbut-2-en-1-yl diphosphate synthase, whose product MHIESPIKRRQSTRIYVGNVPIGDGAPIAVQSMTNTLTTDVAATVAQIKALEKVGADIVRVSVPTMDAAEAFKAIKQQVSVPLVADIHFDYRIALQVAEYGVDCLRINPGNIGNEQRIRSVVDCAKDKNIPIRIGVNGGSLEKDIQVKYKEPTAQALLESAMRHVDILDRMNFDQFKVSVKASDVFLAVDSYRLLAKQIAQPLHLGITEAGGARAGSVKSAVGLGMLLSEGIGDTLRISLAADPIEEIKVGFDILKSLRIRSRGINFIACPTCSRQEFDVIATVNELEQRLEDLITPMDVSLIGCVVNGPGEAEVSHMGIAGSNRKSAFYEDGIRQKERFDNDNIVDKLEAKIRAKAAMLSKENQIDINQVD is encoded by the coding sequence ATGCATATAGAGTCCCCAATTAAACGTCGCCAATCTACCCGCATCTATGTGGGTAATGTTCCTATTGGTGATGGTGCACCTATCGCTGTTCAGTCAATGACAAATACATTAACGACTGATGTTGCGGCGACGGTAGCCCAAATTAAAGCCCTTGAAAAAGTGGGCGCAGATATTGTCCGAGTTTCAGTGCCAACAATGGATGCAGCTGAAGCGTTTAAAGCGATTAAGCAGCAAGTCTCAGTTCCTTTAGTTGCTGATATTCATTTTGATTATCGAATTGCATTACAAGTTGCTGAATACGGTGTTGATTGTTTGCGAATTAATCCGGGAAATATTGGTAACGAGCAGCGTATTCGTTCTGTTGTTGATTGTGCAAAAGATAAAAATATCCCTATTCGAATTGGTGTGAATGGCGGTTCATTAGAAAAAGACATTCAAGTTAAATACAAAGAACCAACGGCCCAAGCGCTACTTGAGTCGGCAATGCGTCATGTAGATATCTTGGATCGAATGAACTTTGATCAATTTAAAGTTAGCGTAAAAGCATCAGATGTCTTTTTAGCGGTAGACTCTTATCGACTATTGGCTAAGCAAATTGCTCAGCCATTGCATTTAGGCATTACTGAAGCGGGCGGTGCTCGTGCTGGCTCTGTTAAATCAGCGGTTGGCCTAGGCATGCTATTGTCTGAAGGTATTGGCGATACATTACGTATTTCTTTGGCAGCAGATCCAATCGAAGAAATTAAAGTAGGCTTTGATATTTTAAAATCATTGCGTATTCGTTCTCGTGGGATTAACTTTATTGCGTGTCCTACCTGTTCTCGTCAAGAGTTTGATGTTATTGCAACAGTAAATGAACTAGAGCAACGTTTAGAAGATTTAATCACGCCAATGGATGTTTCTCTTATTGGCTGTGTGGTTAATGGTCCAGGTGAGGCTGAAGTCTCTCATATGGGCATTGCCGGAAGTAATCGAAAAAGTGCCTTCTATGAAGATGGCATTCGCCAAAAGGAACGTTTTGATAACGACAATATTGTTGATAAGTTAGAAGCGAAGATCCGCGCAAAAGCAGCAATGTTATCAAAAGAAAACCAAATTGATATTAATCAGGTAGACTGA
- the engA gene encoding GTP-binding protein EngA encodes MIPVVALVGRPNVGKSTLFNRVTRTRDALVADFPGLTRDRKYGRAKLEELEFILIDTGGIDGTEEGVETKMAEQSLAAIEEADVVLFMVDGRAGLTSSDEAIAKHLRSREKPTFLVVNKIDGIDADAASAEFWQLGMNKVYQIAASHGRGVTSLLELALAPFMEELIEESLKDENGEIMDLTEFEDFEEEEKDRTEEDAEKDFSRLQDQPIKLAIIGRPNVGKSTLINRILGEDRVVVYDMPGTTRDSIYIPMEREGQEYVLIDTAGVRRRGRINETVEKFSVIKTLKAVEDANVVLLVIDARENISDQDLSLLGFALNAGRSLVIAVNKWDGLDNEVKEKVKSELDRRLGFVDFARLHFISALHGTGVGHLYESVQEAYVSATKRVGTSVLTRIMKMAQDDHQPPMVRGRRVKLKYAHAGGYNPPLIVIHGNQVKELPSSYKRFLMNYFRKSLEIMGTPIRIQFQNSENPFEDRGGKLTLSQERQRKRLVGAVKNRNKK; translated from the coding sequence ATGATTCCTGTTGTTGCTCTGGTAGGGCGTCCAAATGTTGGTAAATCGACGCTGTTTAACCGTGTTACGCGTACAAGGGATGCATTAGTTGCTGACTTTCCAGGCTTAACTCGTGACCGTAAATACGGCCGTGCTAAGTTAGAAGAGCTTGAATTCATTTTGATCGATACCGGCGGTATTGATGGAACTGAAGAAGGTGTAGAAACTAAAATGGCAGAACAGTCATTAGCTGCGATTGAAGAAGCTGATGTTGTGTTATTTATGGTTGATGGCCGTGCTGGTTTAACATCATCTGATGAAGCGATTGCAAAACACTTACGTTCACGTGAAAAACCAACGTTCTTAGTAGTAAATAAGATCGATGGTATTGATGCTGATGCAGCAAGTGCTGAGTTCTGGCAATTGGGTATGAATAAAGTTTACCAAATCGCCGCTTCACATGGCCGTGGTGTAACTTCTCTACTTGAGTTAGCTCTTGCTCCTTTCATGGAAGAGTTAATTGAAGAGTCTTTGAAAGATGAAAATGGTGAGATCATGGATCTTACTGAATTTGAAGATTTCGAAGAAGAAGAAAAAGATCGTACAGAAGAAGATGCAGAAAAAGATTTCTCACGTCTTCAAGACCAACCAATCAAACTTGCTATTATCGGTCGTCCTAACGTAGGTAAATCAACGCTAATTAACCGTATTTTAGGTGAAGATCGTGTGGTTGTTTATGATATGCCTGGTACAACTCGTGACTCTATTTATATTCCAATGGAACGTGAAGGCCAAGAATACGTATTGATTGATACTGCAGGTGTTCGTCGCCGTGGTCGTATCAATGAAACGGTTGAGAAATTCTCTGTAATCAAAACATTGAAAGCGGTTGAAGATGCTAACGTAGTATTGCTTGTTATCGATGCTCGTGAAAACATCTCAGATCAAGATCTAAGCTTACTAGGCTTTGCATTGAACGCTGGTCGTTCATTAGTTATTGCTGTGAATAAGTGGGATGGTCTTGATAATGAAGTTAAAGAGAAAGTGAAATCTGAGTTAGACCGTCGTCTAGGCTTTGTTGATTTTGCTCGTCTTCACTTCATCTCAGCTTTACATGGTACAGGTGTTGGTCACTTATATGAATCAGTACAAGAAGCGTATGTTTCTGCAACTAAGCGTGTAGGTACATCTGTTCTTACTCGTATCATGAAGATGGCTCAAGATGATCACCAACCACCAATGGTTCGTGGCCGTCGTGTGAAACTGAAATATGCACACGCAGGTGGTTATAACCCACCACTTATCGTTATTCACGGTAACCAAGTAAAAGAATTACCTTCTTCTTACAAACGTTTCTTAATGAACTACTTCCGTAAATCATTAGAAATCATGGGTACACCTATTCGCATTCAATTCCAGAATAGTGAAAACCCATTTGAAGATCGCGGTGGTAAGTTGACTCTATCTCAAGAACGTCAACGTAAGCGTCTTGTCGGTGCAGTGAAAAACCGCAATAAAAAGTAA
- the guaA gene encoding GMP synthase [glutamine-hydrolyzing]: MTTNIHDQRILILDFGSQYTQLVARRIREIGVYCELWSWDVEESDIRDFNPDGIILSGGPESVTEENSPRAPQYVFDSGVPVFGVCYGMQTMAEQLGGKVATSTEREFGYAAVQVTGESALFKDLEATQDVWMSHGDKVVEIPADFVKIAETETCPYAAMANEEKKYYGVQFHPEVTHTKNGLKMLENFVLNVCGCEGLWTSASIIEDAVARIKEQVGDDEVILGLSGGVDSSVVAMLAHRAIGDKLTCVFVDNGLLRLNEAEQVMEMFSEGFGLKIIHVEAEERFLAALGGESDPEAKRKIIGHVFVDIFDEESKKLSNAKWLAQGTIYPDVIESAASKTGKAHVIKSHHNVGGLPDDMEMGLVEPLRELFKDEVRKIGLELGLPYNMLYRHPFPGPGLGVRVLGEIKKEYCDLLRRADAIFIEELHNADLYHKVSQAFTVFLPVRSVGVMGDGRKYDWVVSLRAVETIDFMTAHWAHLPYDFLGKVSNRIINEVSGISRVVYDISGKPPATIEWE; this comes from the coding sequence ATGACGACTAATATCCACGATCAACGCATTCTTATTTTAGATTTTGGTTCTCAATACACGCAGCTTGTTGCGCGTCGTATCCGTGAGATTGGTGTTTACTGTGAACTTTGGAGCTGGGATGTAGAAGAATCTGACATCCGTGATTTCAATCCAGATGGCATCATCTTATCTGGCGGTCCAGAAAGTGTGACTGAAGAAAATTCTCCTCGTGCTCCTCAATATGTATTTGATTCTGGTGTTCCTGTATTTGGTGTGTGTTACGGCATGCAAACAATGGCAGAGCAACTTGGCGGTAAAGTAGCAACATCTACTGAGCGTGAATTTGGTTATGCAGCAGTACAAGTAACAGGTGAATCTGCGCTATTTAAAGATCTTGAAGCAACTCAAGATGTTTGGATGAGCCACGGTGATAAAGTTGTTGAAATTCCAGCTGATTTCGTAAAAATTGCAGAGACAGAAACTTGTCCTTACGCTGCAATGGCGAATGAAGAGAAAAAATATTACGGTGTTCAATTCCACCCAGAAGTAACACACACTAAAAACGGCCTTAAAATGCTTGAGAACTTTGTTCTTAATGTATGTGGTTGTGAAGGTTTGTGGACTTCAGCATCAATTATTGAAGATGCTGTTGCTCGTATTAAAGAGCAAGTAGGTGATGATGAAGTCATTCTAGGTCTTTCTGGTGGTGTTGATTCATCAGTCGTTGCTATGCTTGCTCACCGTGCAATTGGCGATAAGCTAACATGTGTATTTGTTGATAACGGTTTACTTCGTTTAAATGAAGCTGAACAAGTTATGGAAATGTTTAGCGAAGGTTTTGGTCTTAAGATCATTCATGTTGAAGCTGAAGAGCGTTTCTTAGCAGCGCTTGGTGGTGAATCAGATCCTGAAGCGAAACGTAAGATCATTGGTCACGTATTTGTTGATATTTTTGATGAAGAGTCGAAGAAATTATCAAATGCTAAGTGGCTAGCTCAAGGTACTATCTACCCAGATGTTATCGAGTCAGCAGCATCTAAAACTGGTAAAGCGCACGTTATCAAATCTCACCACAATGTGGGTGGTCTTCCTGATGACATGGAAATGGGTCTTGTTGAGCCATTACGTGAACTGTTTAAAGATGAAGTACGTAAGATCGGTTTAGAATTAGGTCTTCCATACAATATGCTTTATCGCCACCCGTTCCCTGGACCTGGTCTAGGTGTTCGTGTTCTTGGTGAGATTAAAAAAGAGTACTGTGATTTATTACGTCGTGCTGATGCTATCTTCATTGAAGAGCTGCACAATGCGGATCTTTACCACAAAGTATCTCAAGCATTCACTGTATTCTTACCTGTACGTTCAGTTGGTGTTATGGGCGATGGTCGTAAATATGATTGGGTTGTCTCTCTACGTGCAGTAGAAACGATTGACTTTATGACGGCGCATTGGGCACATTTACCATACGATTTCCTAGGTAAAGTATCTAACCGTATTATTAATGAAGTAAGTGGCATTTCTCGTGTTGTTTATGACATTTCTGGTAAGCCACCAGCAACAATTGAATGGGAATAA
- the hisS gene encoding histidyl-tRNA synthetase, whose amino-acid sequence MNVAKAIQAIRGMNDCLPTQSPLWHKVEDSVKRVISAYGYNEVRMPIVEQTNLFKRAIGEVTDVVEKEMYTFEDRNGDSLTLRPEGTAGCVRAGIENGLLYNQEQRLWYMGPMFRHERPQKGRYRQFHQVGVEVFGLNGPDVDAELIMMTARLWRELGIDKHVRLELNSIGSLEARANYRIALVAFLEQHLDVLDDDCKRRMHTNPMRVLDTKNPDVQAILGDAPKLSEYLDEDSKAHFSGLCELLDAAGIQYQVNQRLVRGLDYYNRTVFEWITESLGAQGTVCGGGRYDGLVEQLGGKATPAVGFAMGLERLVLLMETLELTNVRRSVDVYMVTSGEGTLMSGMKLAESLREQVPGLRVMCHFGGGNFKKQFKRADNAGAAVALILGESEVAEQTVNVKDLRTGEQETLAQTDVFAKLAELI is encoded by the coding sequence GTGAACGTGGCTAAAGCAATCCAAGCAATTCGAGGCATGAATGACTGCCTTCCAACACAATCGCCATTATGGCACAAAGTTGAAGATAGCGTAAAACGCGTTATCAGTGCATACGGTTATAACGAAGTTCGTATGCCTATTGTTGAGCAAACAAACTTATTTAAACGTGCTATCGGTGAAGTAACCGACGTAGTAGAAAAAGAGATGTACACGTTTGAAGACCGTAATGGTGATAGCTTAACACTTCGTCCAGAAGGTACAGCAGGTTGTGTGCGTGCTGGGATTGAAAATGGTCTACTGTACAACCAAGAACAACGTTTATGGTACATGGGTCCAATGTTCCGTCATGAGCGTCCTCAAAAAGGCCGTTACCGTCAATTCCACCAAGTGGGTGTTGAAGTATTTGGTCTGAATGGTCCTGATGTTGACGCTGAATTGATTATGATGACAGCACGTTTATGGCGTGAATTAGGTATTGATAAGCATGTACGCCTAGAGTTGAACTCAATTGGTTCTCTAGAAGCTCGTGCTAACTACCGTATAGCATTAGTTGCTTTCTTAGAGCAGCATTTGGATGTATTAGATGACGATTGTAAACGTCGTATGCATACTAATCCAATGCGTGTTCTTGATACTAAAAATCCTGATGTACAAGCTATTTTAGGTGACGCACCTAAACTATCTGAATATTTAGATGAAGATTCAAAAGCACATTTTTCTGGATTATGTGAACTACTTGACGCTGCTGGCATCCAATATCAAGTTAATCAACGTTTAGTGCGTGGATTAGATTATTATAACCGTACTGTTTTTGAGTGGATTACAGAAAGCTTAGGTGCTCAAGGTACAGTGTGTGGTGGTGGTCGTTACGATGGTCTTGTTGAACAACTAGGTGGTAAAGCAACGCCAGCTGTTGGTTTTGCAATGGGTCTAGAGCGTTTAGTGCTGTTAATGGAAACATTAGAATTAACCAATGTACGTCGTTCAGTAGATGTATACATGGTGACATCTGGTGAAGGTACCTTGATGTCAGGCATGAAACTGGCAGAATCACTGCGTGAGCAAGTACCAGGTTTACGTGTAATGTGTCACTTCGGTGGTGGTAATTTCAAAAAGCAATTTAAACGTGCAGATAATGCTGGTGCAGCCGTTGCTCTTATTTTAGGTGAGAGTGAAGTTGCAGAGCAAACTGTTAACGTAAAAGACTTACGAACTGGTGAACAAGAAACACTAGCTCAAACAGATGTATTCGCAAAATTAGCTGAATTGATTTAA
- a CDS encoding putative outer membrane protein, translating into MEAYETEEQQVEAIKSWWKENGKAVVIGGVVGIGAILGWKYYQAAQLEAKEVASISYEQTLTALQVSGAEAADSAQAFITANAKSEYAALAALQLAKVQVEAAQLNAALEQLTWVASNSKDESLIATAQVRIARIQAEQDKFDDALATLAGVKPVSWSARVAELKGDIALRQGDLATARTAYTEALQAGTNQAVQMKLDDLAE; encoded by the coding sequence GTGGAAGCCTACGAAACTGAAGAACAACAAGTTGAAGCCATTAAAAGCTGGTGGAAAGAAAACGGTAAAGCAGTCGTTATTGGTGGTGTTGTTGGTATTGGTGCAATTTTAGGTTGGAAATATTACCAAGCTGCACAACTTGAAGCAAAAGAAGTTGCTTCAATTTCTTATGAGCAAACACTAACAGCATTACAAGTATCTGGAGCAGAGGCTGCGGATTCTGCTCAAGCTTTTATTACGGCTAATGCCAAAAGCGAATATGCAGCACTTGCAGCACTTCAACTAGCCAAAGTGCAAGTTGAAGCTGCTCAACTTAATGCCGCATTAGAGCAGTTAACTTGGGTTGCAAGTAACAGCAAGGATGAATCTTTGATTGCTACTGCTCAAGTTCGAATTGCACGTATTCAAGCAGAACAAGATAAATTCGATGACGCTTTAGCGACATTAGCAGGTGTTAAACCAGTAAGTTGGTCAGCACGTGTTGCAGAACTAAAAGGTGATATTGCACTTCGTCAAGGTGATTTAGCAACAGCTCGCACAGCGTATACAGAAGCATTGCAAGCTGGAACCAATCAAGCGGTTCAAATGAAACTGGATGATTTAGCAGAATAA
- the xseA gene encoding exodeoxyribonuclease VII large subunit, with protein sequence MSLDSNPRIFTVSRLNSEVRLLLENEMGIVWLVGEISNLTVPVSGHWYLTLKDSRAQVKCAMFKGNNRRVTFKPQNGKQVLVKARLSLYEPRGDYQIIIESMQPEGDGRLQQEFDQLKMSLAAEGLFAQTAKKALPEQPKRVGIITSQTGAALFDILNVLKRRDPNLPVVIYPTLVQGANAAIQIAQAIGRANSRNECDILIVGRGGGSLEDLWCFNEEIVARTIAASEIPIVSAVGHEIDITIADFVADVRAPTPSAAAELVSRDLSSQLQIVTYQKRRLNSAMDRYLAGQQRQLSALQHRLEKQHPQMQLNSQSQKLDDLNQRLMTYMQQRLQRHQHKIENLTLRLSNLSPAKKVSQDKLRIEELKRRLLDSMDRNLLMQRHQLALAAEKLDTVSPLATLQRGYSITRNKKGTVITSTKQVNIGENITTRFVDGEITSTVVPE encoded by the coding sequence ATGTCTCTCGATTCTAATCCTCGCATCTTTACAGTCTCTCGTCTTAACTCTGAAGTCCGCTTATTATTAGAAAATGAGATGGGTATTGTTTGGCTTGTTGGCGAAATATCAAATCTAACCGTTCCAGTCTCTGGACACTGGTATCTCACCCTAAAAGACAGTCGCGCCCAAGTTAAATGTGCCATGTTTAAGGGCAATAACCGCCGCGTTACTTTTAAGCCACAAAACGGTAAACAAGTTCTTGTTAAAGCTCGCCTTTCTCTCTATGAACCTCGTGGTGACTATCAAATAATTATTGAGAGTATGCAACCAGAAGGTGACGGTCGACTTCAACAAGAATTTGATCAGCTAAAAATGTCACTGGCTGCTGAAGGCCTATTCGCTCAAACCGCAAAAAAAGCATTACCAGAACAACCAAAACGTGTCGGTATCATTACCTCACAAACAGGCGCAGCCCTATTTGATATCTTAAATGTATTAAAACGACGCGATCCTAACCTCCCAGTGGTTATCTACCCAACCTTAGTGCAAGGTGCCAACGCTGCAATTCAAATAGCGCAAGCCATTGGTCGAGCAAACAGTCGTAATGAATGTGATATTTTAATCGTTGGACGTGGCGGCGGTTCATTAGAGGATCTTTGGTGTTTTAATGAAGAGATCGTAGCAAGAACGATTGCGGCAAGTGAGATCCCTATCGTCAGTGCTGTTGGTCATGAGATCGATATTACTATTGCCGATTTTGTTGCTGATGTGAGAGCTCCAACGCCTTCTGCTGCTGCCGAATTAGTGAGCCGAGATTTATCTTCTCAACTGCAAATCGTAACGTATCAGAAACGTCGTTTAAATAGTGCAATGGATCGCTATTTAGCAGGGCAACAACGTCAATTATCAGCACTTCAACATCGTCTTGAAAAACAGCATCCACAAATGCAGTTAAACAGTCAAAGCCAAAAGCTAGATGACCTAAATCAACGTTTAATGACGTATATGCAGCAACGCCTACAGCGTCATCAGCATAAAATTGAAAATCTGACTTTACGTTTAAGCAACCTATCACCTGCAAAAAAAGTCTCTCAAGATAAGTTACGTATTGAAGAGTTAAAACGTCGCTTATTAGATTCAATGGATAGAAACCTACTCATGCAACGTCATCAATTAGCATTAGCCGCTGAGAAACTAGATACCGTCAGCCCATTAGCGACATTACAGCGTGGCTACTCCATTACTCGTAATAAAAAAGGGACGGTTATTACCTCAACAAAACAAGTTAATATTGGCGAAAACATTACTACTCGTTTTGTTGATGGTGAAATCACATCTACTGTTGTTCCTGAATAA
- the yfgL gene encoding lipoprotein yields the protein MRKVLKKAALCTFGFSMLFGCASEEDTIVMAPVPVVQNQFEPTTEWTSSIGDGVGHYFSRLTPVYAYQKVYVASRDGLVKSLDPENGKTVWEKDLEQDGTARLSGGLTLTYGKVFIGSENGEVITLDAETGDELWRKKVDGEVLAKPLADEGYVIVHTSRGALIAFDAETGDEKWQINSEVPNLTLRGDSAPVSISGGVFWGMSNGRLAAALISKGQLLWQQPVGTPKGATEIDRLVDVDASPLILGGRLYTIGYNGQLIALDLRSGQPVWKRNYSSATDMSSDGKRLFLVTEKDHVVAVDARSGTELWSNEELEYRQLTSPMIIDNNIVLADSEGYLHWLDRDTGLFVSQQEIDSDGIAVSPIIVEDGFLIVTREGDIKKMRIK from the coding sequence ATGCGTAAGGTGTTAAAGAAAGCGGCATTATGTACCTTTGGTTTCTCCATGCTGTTTGGCTGTGCGAGCGAAGAAGATACAATCGTAATGGCACCGGTTCCTGTGGTTCAAAATCAGTTTGAGCCAACAACGGAATGGACAAGTTCAATTGGTGATGGTGTTGGACACTATTTTTCACGTCTAACACCTGTATATGCTTATCAAAAAGTTTATGTTGCAAGCAGAGATGGTCTTGTTAAATCGTTGGATCCTGAAAATGGTAAAACTGTTTGGGAAAAAGATTTAGAACAAGACGGAACTGCTCGATTGTCAGGTGGTTTAACACTGACTTATGGTAAAGTCTTCATCGGTTCAGAAAATGGTGAAGTGATCACCCTTGATGCTGAAACGGGTGATGAACTTTGGCGTAAGAAAGTCGATGGTGAAGTACTAGCAAAACCATTAGCAGATGAAGGTTATGTGATTGTTCATACTAGCCGTGGTGCATTGATTGCTTTTGATGCTGAGACGGGTGATGAAAAATGGCAGATCAACAGTGAAGTGCCTAACTTAACACTTCGTGGTGATAGTGCTCCTGTTAGTATTTCTGGTGGCGTATTTTGGGGTATGTCTAATGGTCGTTTAGCCGCTGCATTGATCTCTAAAGGTCAATTGCTATGGCAGCAGCCAGTAGGAACGCCAAAAGGTGCAACAGAAATTGATCGTTTAGTTGATGTTGATGCTTCTCCGCTTATTTTAGGTGGGCGTTTATATACCATTGGCTATAACGGGCAGTTGATCGCACTTGATCTTCGTTCTGGCCAACCAGTATGGAAGCGTAATTACTCATCAGCGACAGATATGTCATCAGATGGTAAGCGCCTTTTCTTAGTAACAGAGAAAGATCATGTTGTAGCAGTTGATGCTCGAAGTGGTACTGAGCTTTGGAGCAATGAAGAGCTTGAATATCGTCAGCTGACATCACCAATGATCATTGATAATAATATTGTTTTAGCTGACAGTGAAGGTTATCTACACTGGTTAGACAGAGATACAGGGCTATTTGTTTCTCAACAAGAAATAGATAGTGATGGTATCGCAGTATCACCAATTATTGTTGAAGATGGCTTTTTAATTGTAACTCGCGAAGGCGATATCAAAAAAATGCGAATTAAATAA